A genomic segment from Bacillus cereus G9842 encodes:
- a CDS encoding ArsR/SmtB family transcription factor: MLETFQKELELYESNAELLKVLAHPVRLCIVKGLIERGPSNVSTMYTGLNMPQSTISQHLAKLKSAKIVSSERKGLEIYYKVENETIIQLVRVLLG, from the coding sequence ATGTTAGAAACCTTTCAAAAAGAATTAGAACTATATGAAAGTAATGCAGAATTATTAAAAGTACTAGCTCATCCTGTTCGTTTATGTATCGTAAAAGGATTAATTGAGCGCGGTCCAAGCAACGTTTCTACAATGTATACTGGCTTAAACATGCCACAATCTACAATTTCACAGCATTTAGCAAAATTAAAAAGCGCTAAAATCGTTTCTAGTGAAAGAAAAGGATTAGAAATTTATTACAAAGTAGAGAACGAAACAATAATTCAACTCGTTCGCGTATTATTAGGTTAG
- a CDS encoding class I SAM-dependent methyltransferase: MGMELILREWMGKEKDYSISYSTYMNLVLYTEGHGYYMKEREKIGRKGDFFTSSNVSSVFAKTFAKLFIRLVENGEVASNICEVGGGTGKFAYDVLQEWKQLSPKTFIDLNYSMIEVSPFHRKLQQEQLGSFSNVSYYTSYSEMGDSFEGILFSNELFDAFPVEIIEKRNGMLYEVRITYTEEGNLSEVCRPLDKRIGRYLLKYNIHIAEGQRFEVPIVMEEYIKEIAKWFQKGICITVDYGYTKEEWMHPAHREGSLRGYYQHKLIRNPLAYPGEMDLTTHIHWDELTEMFSLQGMSAVWHKKQSEFLLAAGILEQLTSHQDTNPFSETQKKNRAVRSMILNGGVGSAFDVVIHTKDMQHLHLEQYVTI; the protein is encoded by the coding sequence ATGGGAATGGAGCTCATTTTAAGAGAATGGATGGGGAAAGAAAAGGATTATTCAATTTCATATAGTACGTATATGAACCTTGTATTGTATACAGAAGGTCATGGATATTATATGAAAGAACGTGAAAAGATTGGAAGAAAAGGGGATTTTTTTACAAGTAGCAATGTATCCTCTGTTTTTGCAAAAACTTTTGCTAAACTTTTTATTCGTCTTGTTGAAAATGGTGAAGTTGCTTCGAATATTTGTGAGGTTGGTGGGGGAACTGGAAAGTTTGCCTATGATGTTTTACAAGAATGGAAGCAATTATCTCCAAAAACCTTTATTGATTTAAACTATTCAATGATTGAAGTGAGCCCTTTTCATAGGAAATTACAGCAGGAGCAACTTGGCTCATTTTCTAATGTATCGTACTATACCTCCTATAGTGAAATGGGAGATTCTTTCGAGGGAATTCTTTTTTCGAATGAGTTGTTTGATGCATTTCCTGTTGAAATAATTGAGAAAAGAAATGGTATGTTGTATGAAGTACGTATTACATATACAGAGGAAGGAAACCTTTCAGAAGTATGTAGGCCGTTAGATAAAAGAATTGGTCGATATTTATTGAAATATAATATTCATATTGCTGAAGGGCAACGTTTTGAAGTACCAATTGTGATGGAGGAGTATATAAAAGAAATTGCGAAATGGTTTCAAAAAGGTATATGTATTACAGTTGATTACGGATACACAAAAGAAGAATGGATGCATCCAGCACACCGTGAAGGAAGTTTGCGAGGGTATTATCAGCATAAGCTAATACGAAACCCACTAGCGTATCCAGGTGAAATGGATCTTACTACTCATATTCATTGGGACGAGCTAACTGAGATGTTTAGTCTGCAGGGAATGAGTGCAGTATGGCATAAGAAACAATCTGAGTTCTTGTTAGCTGCAGGAATATTAGAACAGCTTACGAGCCATCAAGATACGAATCCTTTTTCTGAAACGCAAAAAAAAAATCGAGCAGTTCGTTCTATGATTTTGAATGGAGGAGTAGGGAGTGCGTTTGATGTTGTTATACATACAAAAGATATGCAACATTTGCATTTGGAGCAGTATGTAACAATATAA
- a CDS encoding MBL fold metallo-hydrolase: MKWIQMPLGPLQTNAYILMNDQKECIIFDPGHEGEKLVTYLQEEQLKPLAVLLTHAHFDHIGAVDAVRDAFYIPVYVHKEEADWLGDATVNGSQIFMMNRSITAKPADHIIDAEGTLTIGSFNFEIFETPGHSPGSISYYSKEANAVFSGDVLFQMSIGRTDLPGGSFAELIGSIEEKLFVLPDETAVLCGHGPETSIGFEKENNPFLQ; the protein is encoded by the coding sequence ATGAAATGGATACAAATGCCGTTAGGCCCATTGCAAACCAATGCTTATATTTTAATGAACGATCAAAAAGAGTGCATTATCTTTGACCCTGGTCATGAAGGTGAAAAGCTCGTTACATATTTACAAGAAGAACAATTAAAACCATTGGCGGTTTTATTAACACATGCTCACTTTGATCATATCGGTGCTGTTGATGCGGTAAGAGACGCTTTTTATATTCCTGTATACGTACATAAAGAAGAAGCAGATTGGTTAGGAGATGCAACTGTAAACGGCTCTCAAATTTTTATGATGAACCGCAGTATTACAGCAAAACCAGCGGATCATATTATTGATGCAGAAGGTACATTAACAATTGGATCATTTAATTTTGAAATTTTTGAGACGCCGGGACATTCTCCAGGAAGTATTTCTTATTATAGTAAAGAGGCGAATGCTGTATTCTCAGGAGATGTATTGTTCCAAATGAGCATTGGAAGAACAGATTTGCCTGGTGGAAGTTTTGCTGAATTAATTGGAAGTATTGAAGAGAAATTATTTGTATTACCAGATGAAACAGCGGTGTTATGTGGACATGGTCCAGAAACAAGCATTGGCTTTGAAAAAGAAAATAATCCGTTTTTACAATAA
- a CDS encoding DUF2759 domain-containing protein has protein sequence MGLVIIFTLVTLLAVFATLRTLREKNFFASGFAIATVLVFGWFTIMTVLYNGYPPAA, from the coding sequence ATGGGCCTTGTTATTATTTTTACACTTGTCACTCTGTTAGCTGTATTTGCTACGCTTAGAACACTTCGTGAAAAAAACTTTTTCGCGAGCGGCTTTGCAATTGCAACTGTACTCGTTTTCGGATGGTTTACGATCATGACTGTTCTATATAACGGGTATCCACCAGCAGCTTAA
- the glcK gene encoding glucokinase has translation MEEKWLVGVDLGGTTIKLAFINVYGEILHKWEIPTNTGEQGKHITLDVAKAIDKKLEELGELKSKLIGIGMGAPGPVHVASGMIYEAVNLGWKNYPLKDLLEVETGLPVVIDNDANLAALGEMWKGAGEGAKDLICMTLGTGVGGGVIANGEIVHGVSGAAGEIGHITVVTENAFPCNCGKSGCLETVASATGIVRVAMQKIQETNKESMLRSMLAEEGRITSKDVFEALGQGDELAGEVVEKVASYLGLAVANLSSTLNPEKIVIGGGVSKAGDALLEPIQRYFEQYAFSRAVKSTKLAIATLGNDAGVIGGAWLVKKHKYEAKMI, from the coding sequence ATGGAAGAGAAATGGTTAGTTGGTGTTGACCTTGGTGGTACAACGATTAAATTAGCATTTATTAATGTATACGGTGAAATTTTACATAAGTGGGAAATCCCTACGAATACAGGTGAGCAAGGAAAACATATTACACTTGATGTTGCGAAAGCAATTGATAAAAAGCTAGAAGAATTAGGCGAATTGAAGAGCAAGTTAATTGGTATTGGTATGGGAGCTCCTGGCCCTGTACATGTGGCATCTGGAATGATTTATGAAGCGGTTAATTTAGGGTGGAAAAACTATCCGCTAAAAGATTTATTAGAAGTAGAAACAGGATTACCTGTTGTTATTGATAATGATGCAAACTTAGCAGCGCTTGGTGAAATGTGGAAAGGTGCTGGTGAAGGTGCAAAAGATTTAATCTGCATGACACTTGGTACGGGCGTTGGTGGTGGTGTAATCGCCAATGGTGAGATTGTACACGGCGTGAGTGGTGCTGCTGGTGAGATTGGACATATTACAGTAGTTACAGAAAATGCTTTCCCATGTAATTGCGGGAAGTCTGGTTGCTTAGAAACAGTAGCATCTGCAACAGGTATTGTACGTGTTGCTATGCAAAAAATACAAGAGACTAATAAAGAAAGCATGTTGCGTTCTATGTTAGCTGAAGAAGGACGTATTACATCAAAAGATGTCTTTGAAGCACTTGGACAAGGTGATGAATTAGCAGGCGAAGTAGTAGAAAAAGTAGCTTCTTATTTAGGATTAGCTGTAGCGAACCTTTCTAGTACGTTGAACCCAGAGAAAATTGTTATTGGTGGAGGCGTGTCTAAAGCTGGAGATGCGCTATTAGAACCAATTCAACGCTATTTCGAGCAATACGCTTTCTCACGTGCTGTAAAGAGCACGAAGTTAGCTATTGCAACACTTGGTAATGATGCAGGTGTTATCGGAGGAGCTTGGCTTGTAAAAAAGCACAAATACGAAGCGAAGATGATATAA
- a CDS encoding YqgQ family protein — protein MVSIYDIQQLLKKFGTIIYTGDRIADLQLMQDELRELNQSQLIDPQDYQTALFLLKQEIQKELNKN, from the coding sequence ATGGTATCTATTTATGATATTCAGCAATTGCTAAAGAAATTTGGTACGATTATTTATACGGGAGATCGAATTGCAGATTTACAATTAATGCAAGATGAATTGCGTGAATTAAATCAATCACAGCTAATCGATCCACAAGACTATCAAACAGCTTTATTTTTATTGAAGCAAGAAATTCAAAAAGAGCTAAATAAGAATTAG